The Musa acuminata AAA Group cultivar baxijiao chromosome BXJ3-6, Cavendish_Baxijiao_AAA, whole genome shotgun sequence region CCCGATCCTCACACAACTTCACAACATCTCTCATCTTCTCAATCAATTGTTCTAGACAATCCACTCCAAAGCTCTGGTAGTCGAGGACTTTCTTGTAACGCTGCTCATAGAGAGCTGCAAAAGCACCAAGGGGAATTGGACAAGAGTAACAAACAAGAAGCTCTTGCGTTTCCTGTCTGATATTTGTAAGCTGGTCCTCAAAATCATAGGTTGAACCtagaaaaaaatcatcattcttcTCATCTTCCAAGGATTCATCAGAGAAGCTACCTAATTGAGGACAGGTGCTGATATCGATGCTCTCTTCCGGAACCCTCTTTCCCTTTTCATTTGTCATCACCATAGCTGGACTACCCAGGCACCTTTTTATATGTCTACCAGCAGAATTGTGAAGACACAGCAGCTTTCTATGCCCCTTCCCGACTACAAATAGTGCATCAGCCATTTTCTGAAAGAGATTCACCAGTTTGTAAGCTCCATACTCTGACACATAGAGCGGCCTCCTAAATACCTTGAGATACTCTGAAGGAACACGTATGAGAGGCAAACTCCCACCAGACATCTCTAGCAGCCTTACTATCTGGCCCTTCAAACCGTGAAGATCTCCTGGTTGAACCCACCAGTCCTGATCCAGGGAAGAATTCTGATGTACTTGAACAGATGGAAGACTTTCACATCTTGAAGAAGTAAAACAAGACCCAGCTGCTAAGTTATTGATATTGTACTCTGATGATTGAGAAGCTCCACTACGTTCTCTAGATACTTGCGAAGGCATACAACTATATGCTTGGTTAAAGTTACCCCAAGTGGGATCTTCGCTTATCGAGAGTCCTTGATAAACAATGGTCTCTTCTCCATTTTCCATGTCAGGGTTATCCTCATTCCTGAAATTCATGATGTAGCCATGGGGAAAAGTCTTTGGAGGCACAAAACCTTCGCCACGGACTACACAAGGCCAGTCCCATACAAACTGTCCTGCATTTCTGAGAGCCGAAGAAACACCGACTCCTGAAGGGATGACAAGGATTATGGTGTATCCACGCTGACCAAGAATATGCAAAGCAGGAGCAAAGTCTACGTCGCCAGATATCAGCATGATTGACGAGGGTGGTTGGTTATCtagagcaaaaagaaacatatcaACCAAGATAGCCTTGTCGGCAGCATCTTTTCTAGTGTTTGGGATGTCTACTAGTTTAACTCCAGTTCTCTGGCAGCCCTCCCTCAATCGTCTGGGGAAAGCATTAAAATCCCCATAAGCAGAGAACACTGTAACAGCTCCCCTAATGAAAGGATGCACTCGTAGAGCGATTCTTATGTTACCAGCAACATCTTCGGGCCGGACATCACTTGGAACCGGACAGTTCTCAATGTCCCAAAGGATAGCCACATGTCCATGCGAGGCCCCAGTTTGCTGGTCAAGTGCTTGAGTTGGTTCTCTGTCTGAATTTATGGAGATGATGCCACTCGAGCTTGATATCCCTGTCATTGTAACTTTCGGTGAAGGACTTCGACTGGCCATTGCTTTATCctcacaaaacatcttcaattccACTGTGACAAAAATGTTTATGGAAAAGAACATGATTATCAAGCATGAGATCAAAGAGACATTGAAAGTATGAAACAGTTATACATATCAACCAAATAATCAGACACATATCTTCTGAAATAGATGGCATCTAATTATTCTGTATGTAAGTCAAAATAGCATAGAGAAAAAAAGATATTGTTAAAAAGAAGCATGTGGATATCTCATCATTTAAATGTTTATTATAGTGGACCAACATTATAATGCATGTAACAATAATAGTTGGAGAACCAGAATATATCATTGACTGAAGGTGTCAATTAAGTTAGACAAACTATATTACCCATGTAACACTGATCGGCTCTAATAGCTAATTTAATCAAGTTTATCAGTTGTACATCACTAAATAGTGCAAAAATTACTTGGAAATAGTAAGGTTTACCAAAGTAATTTAATCTCatctttaaaatgttgtaaattgGCACTTGCTCCATCAAATATGACTAAATAACTATGAACGTGACTCATTGCACAACAAGGAAGAGGCTTGATTTTGAGAGATGCATATGAAAGAGGTTGATACCAAACAACTGTCAAAGTACAGTTGTAGCAGAAGTCGCGGTACAGATGTTATAGAAGCATATTTTGCATAGATACATCTATCAGAACTGATGATAACCAAGATATTTATGTATCTCCTCTAAGCATAATTTTGCCACACTTCAATCTTCTATCAGAACTGCACCAAATTGTTCGCACACGAAAACATTTTGTTATTCTATATTTCTGGTAACTTCGTACAGTCACCGCCATTGACTGATGTACCACCCGACATTGTATGATACGGGCGGTAAGTACCGGTCTGCCCATCGTCTGAAATGTGGACTGCTCCATATCGGGTGGTATTTAAAAAGTGGGATCATACTGAGCGATACATGTTTGCACCAAGCAAAACAATCGAAATTTAACCATTACTAACCTATACTGATCGCTAATAGTAGGATTTCAACCGAAACCAATCAAGGGGTGTGATTGATCCTGGTCCAACTGTCAATTGACCGTTGAATTGACCATTGGACCACTTTCTAACCTAGTTTAAACTCTAAATATCACCCCTCCCTCCCCTCTTTcactctctctcactcactctctTTATCATTCATTCTTACTCTCTTTCTCCATTAAGGGTGGCCTTTGGTGATTAGAGTTTCAATTGGGAGGATTTACTCATTCTAACAAGTCATTTGGTGGAAGATCTATTAGTTGTATTCTCTTTCTACTTTTTAATTAACTTTTGGCATGATTAGCTCCTTATTAGCTCCATATCAGTGTAATTTTATCAATTTAATGATGATTAATATCATTTTATATATGATTACACACTATTAGGGTCAGTCTCTTACTTTTAATGCCAATGTGGGGGTAATTAGGCCTAAACACAACTTGTTAATATTGTAATTAGTGTCATTCTATCTAATTTAGGCATAATAAGGGCCATTATTCTACTTTTAGTTAGCTTTTGACATGACTCCTTATTAGTGTAATTATATCAAGTTAATGATGTTAAGTGTCATTTTATATGTGATTAAGCACTATTAGGGTCAATCTCTTACTTTTAGTGTCAATTTGGGG contains the following coding sequences:
- the LOC135585351 gene encoding uncharacterized protein LOC135585351 isoform X1; protein product: MVSLSVGGLGVSLRLCFAFLCYLKPTCNEDTLIELATSLKALLLDHLVELKMFCEDKAMASRSPSPKVTMTGISSSSGIISINSDREPTQALDQQTGASHGHVAILWDIENCPVPSDVRPEDVAGNIRIALRVHPFIRGAVTVFSAYGDFNAFPRRLREGCQRTGVKLVDIPNTRKDAADKAILVDMFLFALDNQPPSSIMLISGDVDFAPALHILGQRGYTIILVIPSGVGVSSALRNAGQFVWDWPCVVRGEGFVPPKTFPHGYIMNFRNEDNPDMENGEETIVYQGLSISEDPTWGNFNQAYSCMPSQVSRERSGASQSSEYNINNLAAGSCFTSSRCESLPSVQVHQNSSLDQDWWVQPGDLHGLKGQIVRLLEMSGGSLPLIRVPSEYLKVFRRPLYVSEYGAYKLVNLFQKMADALFVVGKGHRKLLCLHNSAGRHIKRCLGSPAMVMTNEKGKRVPEESIDISTCPQLGSFSDESLEDEKNDDFFLGSTYDFEDQLTNIRQETQELLVCYSCPIPLGAFAALYEQRYKKVLDYQSFGVDCLEQLIEKMRDVVKLCEDRDSKKKFLVSSFLSR
- the LOC135585351 gene encoding uncharacterized protein LOC135585351 isoform X2, encoding MFCEDKAMASRSPSPKVTMTGISSSSGIISINSDREPTQALDQQTGASHGHVAILWDIENCPVPSDVRPEDVAGNIRIALRVHPFIRGAVTVFSAYGDFNAFPRRLREGCQRTGVKLVDIPNTRKDAADKAILVDMFLFALDNQPPSSIMLISGDVDFAPALHILGQRGYTIILVIPSGVGVSSALRNAGQFVWDWPCVVRGEGFVPPKTFPHGYIMNFRNEDNPDMENGEETIVYQGLSISEDPTWGNFNQAYSCMPSQVSRERSGASQSSEYNINNLAAGSCFTSSRCESLPSVQVHQNSSLDQDWWVQPGDLHGLKGQIVRLLEMSGGSLPLIRVPSEYLKVFRRPLYVSEYGAYKLVNLFQKMADALFVVGKGHRKLLCLHNSAGRHIKRCLGSPAMVMTNEKGKRVPEESIDISTCPQLGSFSDESLEDEKNDDFFLGSTYDFEDQLTNIRQETQELLVCYSCPIPLGAFAALYEQRYKKVLDYQSFGVDCLEQLIEKMRDVVKLCEDRDSKKKFLVSSFLSR